A window of the Buchnera aphidicola (Pterocallis alni) genome harbors these coding sequences:
- the dapF gene encoding diaminopimelate epimerase: MNMINKKKIFFSKMHGLGNDFVVIEKINQEVSCIKKIIKIFSNRYTGIGFDQLLLVERSSNKKFDFYYRIFNCDGSEVYQCGNGARCFAYFVYLKKLTYKKKIFIKTYNTEMFIHLFNKNNIVVNMGKPNLYFKQFPLFCSKQEDVYNIEIDNKIIKFGLVSIGNLHCVIIVKDIKTCSVNKIGSFLNAQHTLFPNGINVNFIEIISNKSILLRVYERGVGETRACGSGACASVVFGITQKLLTSTVSVVLLGGSLEVMWSGYNHFVYMNGPAEHIYDGYIYIDKYI; the protein is encoded by the coding sequence ATGAATATGATTAATAAAAAAAAAATATTTTTTTCTAAAATGCATGGTTTGGGAAATGATTTTGTAGTGATTGAAAAAATTAATCAAGAAGTTTCATGTATTAAAAAGATTATTAAAATTTTTTCCAATCGTTACACTGGTATAGGGTTTGATCAATTATTACTTGTAGAACGGTCTAGTAATAAAAAGTTTGATTTTTATTACCGTATTTTTAATTGCGATGGTTCTGAAGTGTATCAATGCGGTAATGGTGCGAGATGTTTTGCATATTTTGTATATTTAAAAAAATTAACATATAAAAAAAAAATTTTTATTAAAACATATAATACTGAAATGTTTATTCACCTGTTTAATAAAAATAATATTGTAGTTAATATGGGTAAACCTAATTTGTATTTTAAACAATTTCCATTATTTTGTTCCAAACAAGAAGATGTTTATAATATTGAAATAGATAATAAGATAATAAAATTTGGTTTAGTATCTATTGGAAATTTACATTGTGTTATTATAGTAAAAGATATTAAAACTTGTTCTGTAAATAAAATTGGTTCTTTTTTGAATGCACAACATACATTATTCCCTAATGGAATTAATGTTAATTTTATAGAAATAATTTCAAATAAAAGTATTTTATTAAGGGTATATGAAAGAGGTGTAGGAGAAACGAGAGCTTGTGGAAGTGGTGCTTGTGCTTCTGTAGTATTTGGAATCACACAAAAATTATTAACATCTACCGTTAGTGTTGTATTGCTTGGTGGAAGTTTAGAAGTTATGTGGTCAGGATATAATCATTTTGTTTATATGAATGGACCAGCTGAACATATATATGATGGATATATATATATTGATAAATATATTTGA
- the hslU gene encoding HslU--HslV peptidase ATPase subunit: MSTMTPSEIVKALDKFIIGQKKAKRAVAVALRNRWRRMKVKKEIRDEITPKNILMIGPTGVGKTEIARRLAKFANAPFIKVEATKFTEVGYVGKEVDSIIRDLTDVAIKIIRNQKIAKNKKQAKKRAEQKILEILIPTDKNWNPDSNTPKPINTIEKFKKQLKKGKLDDKEIEINIANHPMGIEIMAHPGMEELTNQLQLLFQNLNHQKQTKKRLKIKEAIKLLSEEEASKLLNSEEIKKEAIRSVEQNGIVFIDEIDKICKKRGTSNIDVSREGVQRDLLPLIEGCTVSTKHGIVKTDHILFITSGAFQTTTPSDLIPELQGRLPVRIELHPLNIDDFEKILTKTKTSITKQYIELMQTEGITINFTKNGIKKIAEASWKVNENTENIGARRLYTVLERLMEDISFYSNKEKKEIIHINSEYVSKHLDQLVSNENLNKFIL; the protein is encoded by the coding sequence ATGTCTACAATGACTCCATCAGAAATTGTCAAGGCACTTGATAAATTTATTATTGGACAAAAAAAAGCAAAAAGAGCCGTAGCAGTTGCATTACGAAATAGATGGAGAAGAATGAAAGTAAAAAAAGAAATACGAGATGAAATAACACCTAAAAATATATTAATGATTGGACCTACAGGTGTAGGAAAAACTGAAATTGCAAGAAGATTAGCAAAATTTGCTAATGCTCCTTTTATTAAAGTAGAAGCAACAAAATTTACAGAAGTAGGTTATGTAGGTAAAGAAGTAGATTCTATAATCCGAGACTTAACAGATGTAGCTATTAAAATCATAAGAAACCAAAAAATTGCCAAAAATAAAAAACAAGCAAAAAAACGTGCAGAACAAAAAATTTTAGAAATCTTAATCCCAACAGACAAAAACTGGAATCCAGATAGTAATACACCCAAACCAATCAACACTATTGAAAAATTTAAAAAACAATTAAAAAAAGGAAAGTTAGATGATAAAGAAATTGAAATTAATATCGCAAATCACCCTATGGGAATAGAAATCATGGCTCATCCAGGAATGGAAGAATTAACCAATCAATTGCAATTACTTTTTCAGAATTTAAATCACCAAAAACAAACGAAAAAAAGGTTAAAAATTAAAGAAGCAATAAAATTGCTATCAGAAGAAGAAGCTTCTAAATTATTAAATTCAGAAGAGATTAAAAAAGAAGCAATACGATCAGTGGAACAAAATGGGATTGTATTTATTGATGAGATAGATAAAATTTGCAAAAAAAGAGGAACATCTAATATTGATGTATCTAGAGAAGGAGTACAAAGAGATTTATTACCATTAATAGAAGGTTGTACCGTATCTACAAAACATGGAATAGTAAAAACAGATCATATACTATTTATTACATCAGGAGCTTTTCAAACAACTACTCCATCTGACCTCATTCCAGAATTACAAGGAAGGTTACCAGTAAGAATAGAATTACATCCTCTTAACATAGATGACTTTGAAAAAATTTTAACAAAAACAAAAACATCAATTACTAAACAATATATAGAACTTATGCAAACAGAAGGTATAACTATTAATTTCACAAAAAATGGAATTAAAAAAATTGCAGAAGCATCTTGGAAAGTAAATGAAAATACAGAAAATATTGGAGCAAGAAGGTTATATACAGTATTAGAAAGATTAATGGAAGATATTTCTTTCTATTCTAATAAAGAAAAAAAGGAAATTATTCATATAAATTCAGAATATGTTAGTAAACACTTAGACCAACTAGTTTCCAATGAAAACTTAAATAAATTTATATTATAA
- the hslV gene encoding ATP-dependent protease subunit HslV — protein sequence MTTILSVRLNKKVVLGGDGQATFGHTVMKKNVNKIRQLYNNKIIAGFAGGTADAFTLFELFEKKLDKYQGQLQRSAIELAKDWRSDRILRRLEAILAVVDKNISLIITGSGDVIQPENDIIAIGSGGPYAQAAAYALLKNSQLEAQDIVKKSLSIAADICIYTNHIFNIKELHSEK from the coding sequence ATGACAACAATATTAAGTGTTCGATTAAATAAAAAAGTAGTACTAGGAGGAGATGGACAAGCAACATTTGGACATACTGTGATGAAAAAAAATGTTAATAAAATCAGACAACTATATAATAATAAAATTATTGCAGGATTTGCTGGAGGAACAGCAGATGCATTTACACTTTTTGAATTATTTGAAAAAAAACTAGATAAATATCAAGGACAATTACAACGTTCAGCAATAGAATTAGCAAAAGATTGGAGAAGTGACCGCATATTAAGAAGATTAGAAGCAATACTGGCTGTAGTAGATAAAAATATTTCCCTTATTATTACAGGAAGTGGAGATGTCATACAACCAGAAAATGATATTATTGCTATAGGTTCAGGAGGTCCATACGCCCAAGCTGCAGCATATGCTTTACTAAAAAATTCTCAATTAGAAGCACAAGATATTGTAAAAAAATCATTAAGTATCGCAGCAGATATCTGTATATATACTAACCACATTTTTAATATTAAAGAATTACACTCTGAAAAATAA
- the rho gene encoding transcription termination factor Rho: MNLTTLKNMLVTQLIVLGNNIGLENLARMRKHDIIFSILKQHSKSGEDIFGDGVLEILQDGFGFLRSSDSYYLSGPDDIYVSPSQIRKFNLRTGDTVSGKIRPPKDGERYFALLKIKKINFDLPNEATNKILFENLTPLHTNSRLKMEIGNGTIEDLTARVLDLSAPIGRGQRGLIVAPPKAGKTILLQNIAQSIAHNYPDCILIVLLIDERPEEVTEMQRLVKGEVIASTFDELAVRHIQVSEMVIEKAKRLVEHKKDVIILLDSITRLARAYNSVIPSSGKVLTGGIDSNALHRPKRFFGAARNVEEGGSLTIIATALIDTGSKMDEVIYEEFKGTGNMELILSRKIAEKRIFPAIDYNRSGTRREELLTSAQELQKIWILRKIIHTMNEIDAMEFLINKLSMTKNNNEFFNMMKR; this comes from the coding sequence ATGAACCTTACTACACTAAAAAACATGTTAGTTACTCAGTTGATTGTTCTTGGTAATAATATAGGATTAGAAAATTTAGCTAGAATGAGAAAACATGATATAATATTTTCTATTCTAAAACAACATTCAAAAAGTGGAGAAGATATATTTGGGGATGGAGTGTTAGAAATCCTACAAGATGGATTTGGTTTTTTGAGATCGTCTGATAGTTATTATTTATCCGGACCAGACGATATATATGTTTCTCCTAGTCAAATTAGAAAATTTAATTTAAGAACAGGAGATACAGTTTCAGGTAAAATTCGTCCTCCAAAAGATGGAGAAAGATATTTTGCTTTATTAAAAATTAAAAAAATTAACTTTGATTTACCTAATGAAGCTACAAATAAAATTTTATTTGAAAATTTAACACCTTTACATACTAATTCGAGATTGAAAATGGAAATTGGTAATGGTACAATAGAAGATTTAACAGCTCGAGTGTTAGATTTATCTGCTCCTATTGGTAGAGGGCAAAGAGGTTTAATTGTAGCTCCACCTAAAGCCGGTAAAACAATTTTGTTACAAAACATTGCTCAAAGTATAGCTCACAATTATCCTGATTGTATATTAATTGTTTTGTTAATTGATGAACGCCCTGAAGAAGTAACAGAAATGCAAAGATTAGTAAAAGGAGAAGTGATAGCTTCTACATTTGATGAATTAGCTGTTAGGCATATTCAAGTTTCTGAAATGGTTATAGAAAAAGCAAAAAGATTAGTAGAACATAAAAAAGATGTTATAATTTTATTAGATTCAATTACTAGATTAGCTCGCGCTTATAATTCTGTTATTCCATCTTCTGGTAAAGTATTAACAGGAGGTATAGATTCTAACGCTTTGCATCGGCCTAAAAGATTTTTTGGTGCAGCAAGAAATGTGGAAGAAGGAGGTAGTTTAACCATTATTGCAACAGCATTAATAGATACTGGTTCTAAAATGGATGAAGTTATTTACGAAGAATTTAAGGGAACTGGAAATATGGAGTTAATTTTATCTCGTAAAATTGCTGAGAAACGTATTTTTCCAGCTATAGATTATAACAGATCGGGAACAAGGAGAGAAGAATTATTAACTTCTGCTCAAGAATTACAAAAGATTTGGATTTTACGAAAAATAATTCATACTATGAATGAAATTGATGCAATGGAGTTTTTAATAAATAAATTATCTATGACTAAAAATAATAATGAATTTTTTAATATGATGAAAAGGTAA
- the miaA gene encoding tRNA (adenosine(37)-N6)-dimethylallyltransferase MiaA, protein MNKNNIKKLVLFLMGPTGSGKTTLAMKLRRYLPIELISVDSALIYKYMDIGTAKPTNTQLLKHPHKLINFKDPLDIYSVVEFRNDALKSIQEILNIGKIPLLVGGTMFYYYVLLHGISTLPSSSAILRKRFLKYKKNNLIFLLHKYLSILDFESSQRIHYCDFYRIVRALEICLVTGKTHRVVHSNQNHTFLYNVLQFALIPPKNYLQYNIKNRFYGMLKQGFEDEVKKLFHRGDLNCELPSMRCIGYRQMWSYFSNRISYNDMVYQSILATNLLCKKQMNWLRKWENIHLLYACNIHDLVKEVLYHTSKIVN, encoded by the coding sequence ATGAATAAAAATAATATAAAAAAATTAGTATTATTTTTAATGGGGCCTACGGGATCTGGAAAAACAACATTAGCCATGAAATTACGTAGGTATTTACCTATAGAATTAATTAGTGTAGATTCTGCATTAATATATAAATATATGGATATTGGTACTGCTAAACCTACTAATACACAATTATTAAAACACCCTCATAAATTAATTAATTTTAAAGATCCATTAGATATTTATTCAGTAGTAGAGTTTAGAAATGATGCTTTAAAATCAATTCAAGAAATATTAAATATAGGTAAAATACCTTTATTAGTTGGTGGAACAATGTTTTATTATTATGTTCTATTACATGGTATATCTACTTTACCATCATCGAGTGCAATATTAAGAAAGAGATTTTTAAAGTATAAAAAAAATAATCTTATTTTTTTATTACATAAATATTTATCTATTTTAGATTTTGAAAGTTCTCAAAGAATACATTATTGTGATTTTTATAGAATTGTTCGAGCTTTAGAAATTTGTTTAGTTACTGGTAAAACTCATCGTGTTGTACATTCTAACCAAAATCATACATTTTTATATAATGTGTTACAATTTGCTCTTATCCCTCCTAAAAATTATTTACAATATAATATTAAAAATAGATTTTATGGCATGCTAAAACAAGGATTCGAAGATGAAGTAAAAAAATTATTTCATCGTGGTGATTTAAATTGCGAATTACCATCTATGCGATGTATTGGGTATAGACAAATGTGGTCTTATTTTTCTAATCGTATTAGTTATAATGATATGGTATATCAATCTATTCTTGCCACTAATCTATTATGTAAAAAACAAATGAATTGGTTACGAAAATGGGAAAATATACATTTGTTATATGCTTGTAATATACATGATTTAGTTAAAGAAGTACTATATCATACATCTAAAATAGTTAATTAG
- the rpmE gene encoding 50S ribosomal protein L31 encodes MKKGIHPKYSQISAKCVCGNTMILFSTLNQELLNIDICYKCHPFYTGQQRVLNKGGRIERFNKKFFS; translated from the coding sequence ATGAAAAAAGGTATTCATCCTAAATATAGTCAAATATCAGCTAAGTGTGTGTGTGGTAATACCATGATTTTATTTTCTACATTAAATCAAGAATTGTTAAACATAGATATATGTTATAAATGTCATCCTTTTTATACCGGGCAACAAAGAGTATTAAATAAAGGTGGTCGTATTGAGAGATTTAATAAGAAATTTTTTAGTTAA
- the pgi gene encoding glucose-6-phosphate isomerase, giving the protein MKYINPTQTASWKVLKNHFDEIKNIHLVDLFQCDKNRFKNFSFFLHNKQVLIDISKNRITDKTIQLLLQLVHEVGLKQSIQDMFNGEYINCTENRPVLHTALRNQSNTPVILNNIDIMSDIRSVLNKMKNFSHDVISGLWRGYSGKRIKNVVNIGIGGSDLGPKMVIQALKEYNNHLNVFYLSNIDSTEVWDIIKLNNFESTIFLISSKTFKTQETLTNARTIQDFFFKKVGNYDFIEKHFFAITANISGALEFGIKPNNIFRLWDWVGGRYSLWSAVGLSIMLSIGYDNFNRLLCGAYDMDMHFKNTSFEKNIPVLLALIGIWYNNFFYSDTEVILPYYQNLCKFPQYIQQSSMESNGKSIDRNGDKIDWQTGPILWGEVGTNAQHSFFQLIHQGTKLIPCDFIASIISDHSINNHNTILLSNFFAQTHALAFGKHFKKINFFSSNDIQVYNNNYIDKFKNFDGNKPSNSILFKKIDPYALGLLIALYEHKIFTQGIIFNIFSFDQWGVELGKVISNDLYSKLIYKECILGYDSSTNGLIDFYNLYRK; this is encoded by the coding sequence ATGAAGTATATTAATCCTACTCAAACTGCTTCTTGGAAGGTTTTAAAAAATCATTTTGATGAAATAAAAAATATACATTTAGTTGATTTATTTCAATGTGATAAAAATCGTTTTAAGAATTTTTCTTTTTTTTTACATAATAAGCAGGTTTTAATAGATATTTCAAAAAATAGAATAACTGATAAAACTATACAGTTATTATTACAATTGGTGCATGAGGTTGGGTTAAAACAGTCGATTCAAGATATGTTTAATGGGGAATATATTAATTGTACAGAAAATAGACCTGTATTACATACAGCGTTAAGAAATCAATCTAATACACCAGTGATATTAAATAATATAGATATTATGTCTGATATTCGTTCTGTATTAAATAAAATGAAAAATTTTTCTCATGATGTTATTTCTGGGTTGTGGAGAGGGTATTCAGGTAAAAGGATTAAAAATGTTGTTAATATAGGTATTGGTGGTTCAGATTTAGGTCCTAAAATGGTGATACAAGCTTTAAAAGAGTATAATAATCATTTAAATGTATTTTATCTTTCAAATATTGATAGTACAGAAGTATGGGATATAATTAAATTAAATAATTTTGAATCTACAATATTTTTAATATCTTCTAAAACTTTTAAAACTCAAGAAACTTTAACTAATGCTAGGACTATTCAGGATTTTTTTTTTAAAAAAGTTGGTAATTATGATTTTATAGAAAAACATTTTTTTGCTATTACTGCGAATATTTCAGGTGCTTTAGAATTTGGAATTAAACCAAACAATATATTTAGGTTGTGGGATTGGGTTGGAGGTCGTTATTCTTTATGGTCTGCAGTAGGATTATCTATTATGTTATCCATTGGATATGATAACTTTAATAGATTATTATGCGGTGCGTATGATATGGATATGCATTTTAAGAATACTAGTTTTGAAAAAAATATTCCTGTTTTATTAGCTTTAATTGGTATTTGGTACAATAATTTTTTTTATTCTGATACGGAGGTTATTTTACCTTATTATCAAAATTTATGTAAGTTTCCACAGTACATTCAACAAAGTAGCATGGAATCTAATGGGAAAAGTATAGATAGAAATGGAGATAAAATAGATTGGCAAACAGGTCCTATTTTGTGGGGAGAAGTAGGTACTAATGCACAACATTCATTTTTTCAATTAATACATCAAGGAACGAAGTTAATTCCATGTGATTTTATTGCTTCTATTATTTCCGATCATTCTATTAATAATCATAATACTATTTTATTATCTAATTTTTTTGCTCAAACTCATGCTTTAGCTTTTGGAAAACATTTTAAGAAAATAAATTTTTTTTCTTCCAATGATATACAAGTATATAATAATAATTATATTGATAAATTTAAAAATTTTGATGGTAATAAACCGAGTAATTCAATTTTATTTAAAAAGATTGATCCTTATGCATTAGGTTTATTAATTGCATTGTATGAACATAAAATATTTACACAAGGTATTATTTTTAATATTTTTAGTTTTGATCAATGGGGTGTAGAATTAGGTAAGGTAATATCAAACGATTTATATAGTAAATTAATTTATAAAGAATGTATTTTAGGTTATGATTCTTCTACTAATGGATTAATTGATTTTTATAATTTATATAGAAAATAA
- the epmA gene encoding elongation factor P--(R)-beta-lysine ligase translates to MIMIYCMQKNFFLRKRAIFFSKIRSFFFKKKVLEIDTPLLTKYTITDVNISSLKVVYQDQFLYNKNIFMWLITSPEYHMKRLLSLGIGPIYQICHVFRKDEIGRYHNPEFTMLEWYQPFYDMFDMIDMIKFFFYCVFNILYCEMISYQDIFIRYLNIDPLHTNKKELNSILCSLHHKHLISSKNNIVDILELLFMIYIQPKIGLEIPIFIYHYPREQAMLARINQKNHLVSDRFEIFFKGIEIGNGFYELINKVEQKKRFEQDNVKRVKYGLESREIDFRLLNALDSQYMPDCSGVAIGIDRLMMILLGTNHIKHVISFSFENC, encoded by the coding sequence TTGATTATGATTTACTGTATGCAAAAAAATTTCTTTTTAAGAAAGAGAGCTATATTTTTTTCTAAAATACGGAGTTTTTTTTTTAAAAAAAAAGTACTGGAAATTGATACTCCTTTATTGACAAAATATACTATTACAGATGTCAATATTTCTTCTTTAAAAGTAGTATATCAAGATCAATTTTTATATAATAAAAATATTTTTATGTGGTTAATTACTAGTCCAGAATACCATATGAAAAGACTATTATCGTTAGGTATTGGTCCTATTTATCAAATTTGTCATGTTTTTAGAAAAGATGAAATTGGTAGGTATCATAATCCAGAATTTACCATGTTAGAATGGTATCAACCATTTTATGATATGTTTGATATGATTGATATGATTAAGTTTTTTTTTTATTGTGTTTTTAATATTTTATATTGTGAAATGATTTCATATCAAGATATATTTATTAGATATTTGAATATTGATCCTTTACATACTAATAAAAAAGAATTAAACTCTATTTTATGTTCTTTACATCATAAACATTTGATTAGTAGTAAAAACAATATTGTAGATATTTTAGAATTATTATTTATGATATATATACAACCTAAGATTGGACTGGAAATACCTATTTTTATTTATCATTATCCTAGAGAGCAGGCTATGCTTGCTAGAATTAATCAAAAAAATCATTTAGTATCCGATAGATTCGAAATTTTTTTTAAAGGTATTGAAATTGGTAATGGTTTCTATGAATTAATTAATAAAGTAGAGCAAAAAAAGAGATTTGAACAAGATAATGTTAAGAGAGTAAAATATGGTTTAGAAAGTAGAGAGATTGATTTTCGTTTATTAAACGCTTTAGATTCACAATATATGCCCGATTGTTCTGGTGTTGCAATTGGTATAGATAGATTAATGATGATTTTATTAGGTACAAATCATATTAAACATGTTATATCTTTTTCTTTTGAAAATTGTTAA
- the cyaY gene encoding iron donor protein CyaY, whose product MELNQYQFCIMFNKILFNIEKYLDHFNNKHDLDYEIINQMMLISFSKNNKIIISKQEIHKQIWLANKTNGYHFNYKNNHWICSKSNKNFWDILTESFYKHGNETVNFTKLYKQTYNQIL is encoded by the coding sequence ATGGAACTTAATCAGTATCAATTCTGTATCATGTTTAATAAAATATTATTCAATATTGAAAAATATCTTGATCATTTTAATAATAAACATGATTTAGATTATGAAATCATAAATCAAATGATGTTAATATCATTTTCCAAAAATAATAAAATTATTATTAGTAAACAAGAAATACATAAACAAATCTGGCTAGCTAATAAAACTAATGGATATCACTTTAATTACAAAAATAATCATTGGATTTGTAGTAAAAGTAATAAAAATTTTTGGGACATTTTAACTGAATCATTTTATAAACATGGAAACGAAACAGTAAATTTTACCAAATTATATAAACAAACATACAATCAAATCTTATAA
- a CDS encoding MFS transporter gives MEHNSVVYKKNNVPCIPKKKCNKKYIHSGTMQFYKVIIALFASGLSTFSILYCVQPILPTFSSEFHLTPAQSSLSLSAATASMAFGMLFTGSLSDTFGRKIIMSSSLLLSTLLTILCATMHTWTEIIVLRMLTGFSLSGVAAVAMTYLSEEIYPPILSFAIGLYISGNTIAGFSGRLFSSMLITYFSWKISILMIGLLSLFGSLLFVYILPPSKNFHSLSLNPKKILSSFMLQCRDSVLSSLFIVGFILMGSFVTLFNYVGYRLMIPPFSLNQVIIGLFSVVYLTGTYSSPKASDFIQQYGRKNVLIFSLFSMIVGILITQWDFLILIVLGLMLYASGFFAAHSIASSWIGYRSKIAKGQASSLYLCCYYLGSSILGTCGGIFWSIGNWLGISLFIISLLLIGVKTIYNLNIATQKH, from the coding sequence TTGGAACATAATAGTGTAGTTTATAAAAAAAATAATGTGCCATGTATACCAAAAAAGAAATGTAATAAAAAATATATACATAGTGGTACCATGCAATTTTATAAAGTTATTATAGCGTTGTTTGCTTCTGGATTATCTACTTTTTCTATATTATATTGTGTACAACCTATTTTACCTACTTTTTCTAGTGAATTTCATTTAACTCCCGCTCAAAGTAGTTTATCTTTATCTGCAGCAACTGCATCGATGGCTTTTGGTATGTTATTTACCGGTTCATTATCAGATACATTTGGTAGAAAAATTATTATGAGTAGTTCTTTATTGTTATCTACGTTATTAACGATTTTATGTGCTACCATGCATACATGGACTGAAATTATAGTACTGAGAATGTTAACTGGCTTTTCTCTAAGCGGTGTAGCAGCTGTAGCTATGACTTATTTAAGTGAAGAAATATACCCCCCTATCCTTTCTTTTGCTATAGGTTTATATATTAGTGGAAATACTATTGCAGGGTTTTCTGGTAGATTATTTAGTAGTATGTTAATAACTTATTTTTCTTGGAAAATATCTATCTTGATGATCGGATTACTCTCTTTATTTGGTTCATTATTATTTGTTTACATTTTGCCTCCTTCAAAAAATTTCCATAGTCTTTCTTTGAATCCTAAAAAGATTTTATCTAGTTTTATGTTACAGTGTCGTGATTCAGTATTGTCTTCTTTGTTTATTGTAGGTTTCATTTTAATGGGTAGTTTTGTAACTTTATTTAATTATGTGGGATATAGATTGATGATTCCTCCTTTTTCATTAAATCAAGTGATCATTGGTTTATTTTCTGTAGTGTATTTAACTGGTACTTATAGTTCTCCTAAAGCGAGTGATTTTATTCAACAATATGGTAGGAAAAATGTTTTAATTTTTTCTTTATTTTCAATGATTGTAGGTATTTTAATAACACAGTGGGATTTTTTAATTTTAATTGTTCTTGGTTTAATGTTATATGCTAGTGGATTTTTTGCTGCTCATTCTATTGCTAGTAGTTGGATAGGTTATCGTTCTAAAATAGCTAAAGGACAAGCTTCTTCTTTATATCTATGTTGCTATTATTTAGGTTCAAGTATTTTAGGTACATGTGGTGGTATATTTTGGTCAATAGGGAATTGGTTGGGTATTTCTTTGTTTATTATTTCGTTATTATTAATTGGAGTAAAAACTATATATAATTTAAATATTGCTACACAAAAGCATTAA
- a CDS encoding FAD-binding oxidoreductase — MTEWVEAKIKKIKIWTVHLFSIILEAPILPFYAGQFAKLRIKNKKKYINRVYSYVNEPKDKKLEFCIRLIPQGKMTNQLYNLLPGDSILITKQSNGFFTMFEIPKCKNLWMIATGTAIGPFCSILQDESELYKIKKIIILYAVSYVTELIYLPLIQKIKKKYKNRIIIQAIISRERHKKYITGRIPILLKSKKIENKIQYFINPTDTHIMLCGNPTMVKDTQHFLIKYKKLNKHLRRYPGHISIENYW, encoded by the coding sequence ATGACAGAATGGGTAGAAGCAAAAATAAAAAAAATAAAAATATGGACTGTACACTTATTTAGTATAATATTAGAAGCTCCAATATTACCATTTTATGCAGGACAATTTGCGAAATTAAGAATCAAAAATAAAAAAAAATATATTAACAGAGTATATTCTTACGTAAATGAACCAAAAGATAAAAAATTAGAATTTTGTATTAGATTAATTCCTCAAGGAAAAATGACAAACCAATTATATAATTTATTACCAGGAGATAGTATACTTATTACTAAACAATCCAATGGATTTTTTACAATGTTCGAAATACCAAAATGTAAAAATTTATGGATGATAGCAACTGGAACAGCAATTGGACCATTTTGTTCTATACTACAGGATGAATCAGAATTATACAAAATTAAAAAAATTATAATATTATATGCTGTAAGCTATGTAACAGAACTTATATATTTACCATTAATACAAAAAATAAAAAAAAAATATAAAAATAGAATAATCATACAAGCAATTATTAGTAGAGAAAGACACAAAAAATATATTACGGGCAGAATTCCTATTTTACTTAAAAGTAAAAAAATTGAAAACAAAATACAATATTTCATCAATCCTACTGATACACATATAATGTTATGTGGAAATCCAACCATGGTTAAAGACACACAACATTTTCTTATTAAATACAAAAAACTCAACAAACATCTCAGAAGATATCCAGGTCATATCAGTATAGAAAATTATTGGTAA
- a CDS encoding Hsp20 family protein, which yields MSYKTISFSPTLNNNAFSDRFKQIDKIFSTLTGEKPISEIPNYNLIKKDKNQYELIIHTPGYNDNEINIVMEDEQLNISSNKKQDCTQEKKEQIQYIHHGIQDNNFSMSFYLYKPIKINYAQLKLGILTINFEYKMPELKKTKKIDIQT from the coding sequence ATGTCTTATAAAACTATTTCTTTTTCTCCCACACTAAATAATAATGCATTTTCTGATCGATTTAAACAAATAGATAAAATATTCAGTACATTAACAGGGGAAAAACCAATATCTGAAATACCAAATTATAATTTAATAAAAAAGGATAAAAATCAATATGAATTAATCATACACACTCCCGGATATAATGACAATGAAATCAATATTGTTATGGAAGATGAACAATTAAATATATCTAGTAATAAAAAACAAGACTGTACACAAGAAAAAAAAGAACAAATACAATATATTCACCATGGTATTCAAGATAATAACTTTTCCATGAGTTTTTATTTATATAAACCAATTAAAATAAATTATGCGCAATTAAAATTAGGTATATTAACAATAAACTTTGAATATAAAATGCCAGAATTAAAAAAGACAAAAAAAATAGATATACAAACGTAG